The following proteins come from a genomic window of Synechococcus sp. NB0720_010:
- a CDS encoding class I SAM-dependent methyltransferase has translation MDEQRFGAAPESVRETDHYQQEYIEQFADRWDRLIDWEARAQAEGDFYIRILREHGVKSVLDVATGTGFHSIRLLQEGFDVVSADGSPNMLARAFRNARDRDQLLRTAQADWRFLNRDIHGTFDAVICLGNSFTHLFRERDRRKSLAEYYAVLKHNGLLILDHRNYDRLLEGGAAVKQGKGTVYCGEDVSVSPDCVDEGLARFRYAFSDGSTFHLNMFPLRYGYVRRLMREVGFQKITSYGDYQRGKDDPDFYAHVAHKAYEVDGDTTVI, from the coding sequence ATGGATGAGCAGCGGTTTGGTGCCGCTCCTGAATCTGTTCGTGAGACCGATCACTATCAGCAGGAGTACATCGAGCAGTTCGCTGATCGATGGGATCGCCTGATCGATTGGGAGGCCCGCGCGCAGGCGGAGGGTGATTTCTATATCCGGATCCTGCGCGAGCACGGGGTGAAGTCCGTGCTGGACGTCGCGACGGGGACGGGGTTCCACTCCATTCGCCTCCTCCAAGAAGGTTTTGATGTGGTGAGTGCCGATGGCAGTCCCAACATGCTCGCCCGCGCCTTCCGCAATGCCCGAGATCGTGATCAGCTCCTGCGGACTGCCCAGGCGGACTGGCGCTTTCTGAACCGGGATATCCACGGCACGTTTGATGCTGTGATTTGTTTGGGTAATTCTTTTACGCACCTGTTTCGCGAGCGTGATCGGCGTAAATCTCTGGCGGAGTATTACGCCGTCTTGAAGCACAACGGCCTGCTGATTCTCGACCATCGCAATTACGACCGCCTGCTTGAAGGTGGTGCCGCCGTGAAGCAGGGGAAGGGGACGGTCTATTGCGGAGAGGATGTCTCAGTGAGCCCCGATTGTGTGGATGAGGGTCTTGCTCGCTTCCGCTATGCCTTCAGTGATGGCAGTACTTTCCACCTCAACATGTTCCCGCTTCGCTATGGCTATGTGCGTCGCTTAATGCGCGAGGTGGGTTTCCAGAAAATCACCAGTTACGGCGATTACCAGCGCGGCAAGGATGATCCTGACTTTTATGCCCATGTGGCCCATAAGGCCTATGAGGTTGATGGCGATACAACGGTGATCTAG
- a CDS encoding aspartate carbamoyltransferase: MTALHSVKTSTGADAPVRFDPLGPDVFGAASPQALLGAIQEDGEALQDLVGQHVISIQPFRPETLLQLFRLAAKFESNPDRYTAHNTPLKGKILINAFYEPSTRTRLSFDSAWHRLGGDSINITDRATTGLAKGESLEDVAHMFNNYGDCIVLRDTDSQAIYAMTDTLRIPIINAGNGIDEHPTQAMADLYTMLKWRPALASPEVPEDQRARIGIVGIPSRMRTVRSLLRILAKFPQMVEELVLIHDPANDAREDLFDRGQLEELQQAGLKVRCTGDLQGEIPGLDVIYINAIAWVGDSYEVHGNSFRLTRDLPYKPDAIVLHPLARGPELSTCLDDTPHNWYFSQARGAVFLRMALLTCMVDRTNRVMDVI, encoded by the coding sequence ATGACTGCACTCCACTCCGTCAAGACGAGTACCGGCGCTGACGCACCCGTGCGTTTTGATCCACTGGGGCCGGATGTCTTTGGCGCAGCCTCTCCCCAGGCCCTGTTGGGGGCGATTCAAGAGGACGGCGAGGCGCTCCAGGATCTGGTGGGGCAGCACGTGATCTCGATTCAGCCCTTCCGGCCCGAGACCCTGCTGCAGTTGTTTCGTCTGGCAGCCAAGTTTGAGAGCAATCCCGATCGCTATACGGCCCACAACACGCCGTTGAAGGGAAAGATTTTGATCAACGCCTTCTACGAACCCAGCACCCGCACGCGGCTGTCCTTTGACAGCGCCTGGCACCGTCTGGGCGGCGATTCGATCAACATCACCGACCGCGCCACGACGGGCCTGGCGAAGGGGGAGTCGCTGGAAGACGTCGCCCACATGTTCAACAACTACGGCGACTGCATCGTTCTGCGCGATACCGACTCCCAGGCCATCTATGCGATGACCGACACCCTGCGGATTCCGATCATCAACGCCGGCAATGGCATTGATGAACACCCCACCCAGGCAATGGCCGACCTCTACACGATGCTCAAGTGGCGCCCCGCCTTGGCGTCCCCTGAGGTCCCCGAGGATCAGCGGGCGCGCATCGGCATCGTTGGCATCCCCAGCCGCATGCGCACGGTTCGCTCACTGCTGCGGATCCTGGCCAAATTCCCGCAGATGGTGGAGGAGTTGGTCCTCATCCATGACCCGGCCAACGATGCCAGAGAGGACCTCTTTGATCGCGGCCAGCTGGAGGAGTTGCAGCAGGCGGGTCTGAAGGTGCGCTGCACCGGAGACCTGCAGGGCGAGATCCCCGGTCTGGATGTCATCTACATCAACGCCATTGCTTGGGTGGGCGATAGCTATGAGGTCCACGGCAACAGCTTTCGGCTGACGCGGGATCTGCCCTACAAGCCGGACGCCATCGTGTTGCATCCCCTGGCCCGTGGGCCGGAACTGAGTACTTGCCTCGATGACACCCCCCACAACTGGTACTTCAGTCAGGCCCGGGGGGCGGTCTTCCTGCGCATGGCTCTGTTGACCTGCATGGTGGACCGCACCAACCGGGTCATGGATGTGATCTGA
- a CDS encoding urea transporter: MAFVPLLAVQPFLAPGIAWALVVIFSVLWIALGVSWGRRGSGDADDYMLAGRNIGLALSTATLMASWVTGNTTLLAPEFGYRNGLWGMFSYALAGLGLVLFAPLALRIKTLMPKGRTSGDFIRLRYGRAAWWVFMVITAIYTLGFLVTQAMGAGILLEALSGFDYRLGMVVVIGVSTIYTLYGGMRAVVGTDFIQSLLIMGLLVLVAVLALQQFPVQELHRELAAQHPERLNLLLPAGLLIAWNSALFSMGEVFHNNIWWSRVFSSRASVVFASFVLGGLAWMTVPLVTGSIGLVALAQAVDLPQVNMLFPVVASQLLGAGGAALVFVVVFASLTSTLDSLLASTADLVAEDVVFKLLNPNLSDAQLRQATRLVVLGLGLLTLLLSWPRLDSLASVLFFTGALVASTIWPVAYGLYWPSANRWAAIAAMVSGSAVGLGAYFLIAPYCAALLSAAVSAVVMAVGTQLQPERFNWLTLKEG, from the coding sequence ATGGCGTTTGTTCCCCTGCTGGCTGTTCAACCCTTCTTGGCCCCCGGGATCGCCTGGGCCCTGGTGGTGATTTTTTCGGTCCTTTGGATCGCCCTTGGGGTCTCCTGGGGACGCCGGGGTTCTGGCGATGCCGATGACTACATGCTGGCCGGCCGCAACATCGGTTTGGCCCTGAGCACAGCCACCTTGATGGCGTCCTGGGTGACCGGAAACACCACCTTGCTGGCGCCTGAGTTCGGCTATCGCAACGGTCTCTGGGGGATGTTCAGCTATGCCCTGGCCGGCCTGGGCCTGGTCCTGTTTGCACCCTTGGCTCTGCGGATCAAAACGCTGATGCCCAAGGGGCGCACCAGCGGCGACTTCATCCGCCTGCGCTATGGCCGAGCCGCCTGGTGGGTCTTCATGGTGATCACGGCGATCTACACCCTGGGCTTCCTGGTGACCCAGGCGATGGGGGCCGGGATCCTGCTGGAGGCCCTCTCCGGCTTCGACTATCGGCTCGGGATGGTTGTCGTCATCGGTGTCTCCACGATCTACACCCTCTATGGCGGCATGCGCGCCGTGGTGGGAACGGACTTCATTCAGTCCCTGCTGATCATGGGCCTGCTGGTCTTGGTCGCTGTTCTTGCCCTGCAGCAGTTCCCGGTACAGGAGCTCCACCGGGAACTGGCGGCGCAGCATCCAGAGCGCCTGAATTTGCTGTTGCCCGCTGGCTTGTTGATTGCTTGGAACTCCGCCCTCTTCTCCATGGGAGAGGTGTTTCACAACAACATCTGGTGGTCACGGGTCTTCTCCAGCCGCGCCTCCGTGGTGTTTGCCTCGTTTGTGCTGGGCGGTTTGGCCTGGATGACGGTGCCGCTGGTGACCGGTTCGATCGGCCTGGTGGCGCTCGCGCAGGCGGTGGATCTGCCCCAGGTGAACATGCTCTTCCCGGTGGTGGCCTCCCAGCTCTTGGGCGCCGGTGGTGCAGCGCTGGTGTTTGTGGTGGTCTTTGCCTCCTTGACCTCCACCCTGGATTCCCTCTTGGCGTCGACGGCGGATTTGGTGGCGGAGGACGTGGTCTTCAAGTTGCTGAACCCCAACTTGAGTGATGCCCAGTTGCGGCAGGCCACCCGCTTGGTGGTGCTGGGTTTGGGGCTGTTGACCCTGCTGCTCTCCTGGCCGCGGCTCGACTCTCTGGCCTCTGTGCTGTTCTTCACCGGTGCCCTGGTGGCGTCCACGATTTGGCCGGTGGCCTACGGGCTCTACTGGCCTAGCGCCAACCGCTGGGCGGCGATTGCGGCGATGGTCTCAGGCAGCGCCGTGGGCTTAGGCGCCTATTTCCTGATCGCTCCCTACTGCGCAGCTCTGCTGTCTGCGGCGGTGTCCGCAGTGGTCATGGCCGTCGGTACCCAGCTCCAGCCGGAGCGTTTCAACTGGTTGACCCTGAAGGAGGGATAG
- a CDS encoding cyclopropane-fatty-acyl-phospholipid synthase family protein, protein MTQTQFSVAERTASDYYDSVDADRFYEEVWGGEDIHIGLYDSDAEAIAPASQRTVNALIELIGTLPPGATVVDLGSGYGGAARRLAKEFGARVEAINISAVENARHCQLNERAGLQGQIQVHDASFEDVPLPAGCADVVWSQDAILHSGDRQKVLQEAARLLKPGGVMVLTDPMAADGVEAASLTAILDRIHLPDLGSPDRYQQWAGQAGLVREVWQDQTAMLVRHYSRVREELTRREQELQAKISPEYLQRMAAGLGHWIEGGQQGRLSWGLMRFRKPAAEV, encoded by the coding sequence ATGACTCAGACCCAGTTCTCAGTCGCTGAGCGCACGGCTTCGGACTACTACGACAGCGTCGATGCTGATCGCTTCTATGAAGAGGTCTGGGGTGGCGAAGACATTCACATCGGTCTCTATGACTCCGATGCCGAGGCCATCGCACCTGCCAGTCAGCGCACGGTCAATGCCTTAATTGAATTGATCGGAACGCTCCCACCTGGGGCGACGGTTGTTGATTTGGGTTCGGGCTACGGCGGCGCCGCCCGCCGCCTCGCCAAGGAGTTCGGGGCCCGCGTTGAGGCGATCAATATTTCCGCCGTTGAGAACGCTCGCCATTGCCAGCTCAATGAACGCGCTGGATTGCAAGGGCAAATCCAGGTGCATGACGCCTCCTTTGAGGACGTTCCGCTTCCGGCCGGTTGTGCCGATGTGGTCTGGAGTCAGGACGCCATCCTTCACTCAGGCGACCGGCAGAAAGTCCTTCAAGAGGCTGCGCGCCTGCTGAAGCCGGGGGGGGTCATGGTCTTGACCGATCCGATGGCCGCCGATGGGGTGGAGGCCGCGTCCCTCACGGCCATCCTCGATCGCATTCATCTCCCGGACCTCGGGTCACCGGATCGCTATCAGCAGTGGGCGGGCCAGGCCGGACTCGTGCGGGAGGTCTGGCAGGACCAGACGGCGATGCTGGTTCGCCATTACAGCCGTGTTCGCGAGGAGCTCACGCGACGGGAGCAGGAGCTGCAGGCCAAGATCAGCCCGGAATACCTCCAGCGCATGGCCGCGGGCCTGGGGCACTGGATTGAAGGAGGGCAGCAGGGGCGCCTGAGTTGGGGGTTAATGCGCTTCCGCAAGCCAGCTGCAGAGGTCTGA